From the genome of Triticum aestivum cultivar Chinese Spring chromosome 3B, IWGSC CS RefSeq v2.1, whole genome shotgun sequence, one region includes:
- the LOC123068692 gene encoding vacuolar protein sorting-associated protein 60.1 — protein sequence MKKIFGAKKSRDPPPTIQDATNQINKRGESVDEKIKKLDEELTRYKEQIRKARPGPSQEAIKARAIRLLKHKRMYEEQRNMLYNQTYNLDQVGFAADGLKDAQQTMGAMKAANKELKGMMKTVKIEDIDNMQDEMTDLMDVSNEIQESLGRSYNIPDDVDEEDLMGELDALEADMEFESAAVPSYLQPDEESDLNLPAAPTYPAAVPVSRHQEDELGLPPVPRASLRS from the exons ATGAAGAAGATCTTCGGCGCGAAGAAGAGCAGGGACCCGCCGCCCACCATCCAGGACGCCACCAACCAA ATAAACAAGCGGGGCGAGAGCGTGGACGAGAAGATCAAGAAGCTGGACGAGGAGCTGACGCGGTACAAGGAGCAGATCCGCAAGGCCCGGCCGGGCCCCTCGCAGGAGGCCATCAAGGCCCGCGCCATCAGGCTCCTCAAGCACAAGCGCATGTACGAGGAGCAGCGCAACATGCTCTACAACCAGACCTACAACCTCGACCAGGTGGGCTTCGCCGCCGACGGCCTCAAGGACGCGCAGCAGACC ATGGGCGCGATGAAGGCCGCCAACAAGGAGCTCAAGGGGATGATGAAGACCGTCAAGATCGAGGACATCGAT AATATGCAAGATGAAATGACGGATCTGATGGACGTGAGCAACGAGATACAAGAATCTCTTGGTAGGAGCTACAACATCCCGGACGATGTTGACGAGGAAGATCTAATGGGAG AACTGGATGCTCTGGAAGCTGATATGGAGTTTGAGTCAGCTGCAGTCCCGTCGTACCTTCAGCcagatgaggaatctgatcttaaCTTGCCCGCTGCACCGACTTATCCTGCAGCAGTTCCCGTAAGCAGGCACCAG